The DNA region tatgctcaaaacgacgtcgttttgggttgggtggtaatgtaattttgaaatgcaaaaCGGTGTAGTATTAGAGTCCAAAATGACATAGTTTTGGTTGAgagtaaaatgggtataaaaagttaaaatggtccaaagtgagatAAAACTAAAGTttagggggcctaagtgagagttttgaaaattcaagggGGGTATGTCAAAACGCCTGGAAGTTCATGGGGACTTTCTGaagttttcccatttttttaaaagtgctgctacatttagtttttttttttttttttgctcttccaatcaaatatttatttttacttttttttttttgactaatcCAATATagggttttttacaaatctgattagtcattttatataaaagtaacatttggctcttctatTGTGAATGCTCTCTGGTAATTGTAGCTCTCTTTTATAATGATTTATCATCTATCCACTAACCACGTGTCATTTTCTTATTGGCataatcagttttttttttttaaaaaaaaaaatcataaaggtTATAGGTAGAGACTAATTGTAACTATTCTATCTGAGCGTGACCATGACAGCACTAACCTGTGAGAAACCGCTCAAGAGGGACCTAAATAGCAGAAACCGCAAGCGTACCCTCAAGACCAACTGAGCTATAACTTAACCGTCTGCCCTATCAGGCATCGATGAAACCCAAGAAGATAATACAAATAAGTATGAGGATTTCCATTTTCGGGAGTCGAACCCATTTGAGAGTGAGTAACTTGAATATTAACACTATGGATTAAAATTTCAACCTAGCTAGTACCTTTTATTTGTTGAAGGAATCAAAAATTTCATCATCTAAACTAGTCTTCTATCAAGAGTGATGCAGTGTAacctttaaaatattaaaagatttaactgaaaattcAGTTACtaaaatcttatttaatttattaggaTTAAGCATACATAAAAAAGCCTGGATTTACAATGGAAAAGCCTCCATCTACCAAAAGATTATGTCCACTCACGTACTTCGACTCATCACTTCCAAGATAAAGGGCAGCTTCAGCCACATCCTCTGCCTTGAGAACCCGACCTTTAAGGTTGGAATAAATACTATGAACTTCATCATCGTCAAGTTTGAAGAAATCTTTTGCTAGCGGGGTGGCCACCGCATACGGTGACACGCAATTAACACGAATGCCAAACCGCCCGAGCTCCACAGCGGTGTTTTTCATCAATCCCACCACACCATGCTTCGAGCTCGTGTAGCCATGCGATGCAGAAcctgttaaaatataaattaaacgattatatatatatatatatatatatatatatatattttataagcttaaaattttgaaacaaatagtgatttaacagaACCTCCTATAACGGAGCACACGCTAGCGGTTGAAATGATACTGCCCTGGCGAGCGGGGATCATCGCACGGGCAGCATGTTTGGTGCCAAGGAAGACACCTACAAGGTTTACACCAATGACCTGCTCAAATTCAGGCTTGGTTATTTCGAGGATGTCGGTTTTGGCTACTCCAGCGATGCCAGCGTTGTTGAACATTATGTCTAGTTTTCCAAACTTGGAAACGGCAAGGTTTACAGCATTTTCCACGTCTGTTTCCTTGGTGACATCACAATGGACGAATGAAGTGGATTGAGGAGGTAGATCTTTGCATACAGAGTGACCCAATTCATCTTGGATGTCTGCAATTACAACTTTAGCCCCATGCTTAGAGAAGAGTTTTGTTGTGGCCTCGCCGATGCCACTTGCCCCACCGGTGATTAGTGCCACTTTTCCTTCTAGCCTGTGAAATTTACAGCACACAAAGTAATGCATAAAAtatcccaaaaaagaaaaataattttcaaacaaaatgaGAATCCAATTCCATTTCCTTAAGTTTTCCCTTTGACATATTGTTTAACTTTTAGAAAACTGACCTTTTGCTAatgtatttaaaattttttcaccaaaaataaaaaagaaaaaaattactgtCACATAACTTAATacataaaatacttaaaattattttatttttaataaaatcttaatcttTCACTTATTTCCATATAATAAACAGATAAATCCACCGCTAGACCAATGATTAAGGTGGAACAAATTCAAGAAgcagaaaagataaaaataaaaataaattagtaaTTTGATAAAGATCCAAAATTCAGAGATCAGTGCTGCTTCAATAATTTTTCCTTCGACTTTTTAACATACTGTTTGATTTTGTCCATTTATTTACCCAATATAATTCTTATCTCAGAAACTTGGTGCCATGAAATGTGGGGAAGATATTAGAACTTTTCGGCTCATACCTTCTTGCAGCAGCTGAGAGTAATGAGAAACTTCCCATGGCGAACTGATCTCCAAAGCTCTAccggaaaataatgaagaacaACCGTACCCTAAAGGAAGTTATAATATAGACGCATGAAATGTCACACCTTTGTTTCCATTTTGTCATTATATCAAGCACCTGGAGGGCGCCAGCAAAGATCACGGAAAATCAAATGACGTGGGCGGTCGGCCATATACTGGCCAATTATTTCATCTGCCAGAAATTGGGTGTGTGTCACGTTTTTATCAAGTTGGTTGCATTCTGTACGTTTCTTTTCGGGAAAATGATTGAGGACCGTATCAGTTTTTCATAtgagaatttaaaaaaaaaaaaaatgtaaaaagatgGGAGAAGGATAAGATTAAATGTTTGacaatttctcttttctctctctatatattaATTGCTAGCTCCTTGTGGTTTGAAAAATGACTAAAAACTTTTTGAGataagccaaaaaataaaaaagtttatagGTTAGAAAAGTGAATGAAATCAATTAATGTATCACATCAGCCATCAATCATATTATGACACATtttactttaaataaaaaaaagaaaaagaaaagaaaacccacCCCCTTGTGGTTGCTGTTTGGAAATTATCGAGTCacttacattaaaaaaatatattaaaaaagaaaaagaaaaatggtagtCACCTCTTCAGCCAAATTAAGAAATTATAGAGATCcaattatttatatttgatgggtaattttatcttaaaaaaaaagtaaaatgagaGAAATGCACTTCAAATATAAGGAACTAGATGCTCTCCGATTCCTTTTTGGCCGGCCTAGGGGTAGCTGTTTGGGAATGATCGACTACTCGAATTTTTTTCGTAATTGATGTAATAAGTACTACATAAACTATTacgtcaatttataaaatatctAGTTTAAGTACTCTGTGTATCACAAGAATTTTACgtgttaaaaaacaaatgacATTGAAATAAAGAGTTGGCTAGCACTGTAATTCCATGCTAAACAGATATTGAAGCATATAATTACAGCCCCAAAGCCTTAAACATTCGAACTTTCTCGGACCTTTCGTTTTCCTTGACAATAGAAAAGTAGAGCATCCAAAATATGGTGCTTCCTCCACTATATgtgataatattattaataaatttctctttcaattaacatcataataataatattaaaggTGATAAACAGTGATAAttataatcaatatatatatatatatatatatatatattccaccaTGCTGAACTCGCTCTTAGAAGGGTACATGAAGAAAATGTGTGCACTAATTAATACTTCTGCATTATTGGATTAAATAATGGCATCTTTTCATTGAAATTTAAGGCTATTATTAATTATGGCCCtcacattgtttttttttttttttttttagaaaaaaggtcgaatttttattgaaattcctTAAGCTAGAGCTATTTGCTCAAGCAAAATGGTATCACGAATACATTTAGGAGGCTCAGCCCAAACATTATCGATTCTATGTTTCACAGCAAATCTTGACAGAAGATGTGCCACCATGTTCCCTGCTCTCTTCACAAAACACATATTCCATTGGGTAAACAGTTGGAGCTTCACCTTCATATCAGCCACCAAATGCCCCAAACGACTCCCATCAGTCTCCTCGCAATTGACAGCGTCAATGATGCACTTTGCATCCCCTTCCAATTGGACATGTGTAAGTCCCAGCACATAGCATGTATCGATGGCCAACAAAGCAGCCATAGATTCAGCTGCAGCCGGTGAGAGATTCCCCTGACGCGATATACATCTGGCTTCTTCAAGTAGACGACCCCGATAATCACGGATCACTACGCCACAGCCCAGGCAGCCAGAAGCACTGTCAATGGAAGCGTCCCAATTTGCTTTCGCCCATCCCTGGCACGGAGCCATCCAGCGGTTCATGCCTCCAGCGTCATTCTCCTGTGGAGATGCAAGCCTGCAATCCTAAGCGCCCCTGAAATCCTCTATTGCCCGAAAAGCCAATTGTATTAGAGTTTTGGGGTGAGAGAACATGCCTCCATGCAAAACATCGTTGCGCCGCATCCAAATTCGTTGAGCTAGGCCCACAAAAAGTGCCATCTCCTCGGCTGTGCATTTTCTGAACATGTCTTCCACCACTTCCAAAAAACTTGGACCTGCATAGTGACTCTTTTGAAATTTAACTGGACCCATGCCCCATACATCCAGAGCCGCAGGACACTGCCATAGGACATGAAATCTAGTCTCCACCATAAAACCACGCAGAGGACATACTGGGTCCTGAAGTATCTTTCGTTTGAGTAGATTTTCCCGGGTGGGTAAAATGTCGTGACAAGCCCGCCAAAGAAAATTTTTCTCCGCATTCGGAATTGCCAAAGCCCTTATGTTTTTTCCATACATCGGTGGTGCCCCTGCTAGATGAATTCTCGGCCAAATCCTTAGCTTCAATTTCTAGTTGCATATGGTAAGCACTTTTGATGGAGAACATGCCATTGGCCGTCCCTCGCCAAATCATGGTATCTGGCTGATTTGTACTACTAATGGGCATGGAAAGAATGACGTGGACCTCCTCCTTTGAGAAAATTCTCTCCAACTTTTGCAAATTCCACCCATGCAACTCCTCATCAATAAGTTCTCGCATTGTCGCATCCAGATTAAGTTCACGTATTGGAGAGACCACACGGAACGTAGATGGGTTTGGAAACCACCTATCCTTCCAAATACGAACAGTGGATCCATTCCCAATGCGCCATAATAAGCCCTCCTTGAGTACTGCACAAGAACTATGAATGCTCCCCCACGCATAAGACGGCCTATCACCCAATCTAGCCTCCAAAATAGAACCATTCGGATAATACTTTGCTTGCATAATTTTCGCCACAAGACTATTCGGAGATTTCCACAATCGCCATCATTGTTTGGCCAATAATGCCTTATTGAAATAAGTGAAATCCCTGAATCACATTCCACCAGCTGCTTTGGCCTTCCCCATCGTTTCTCAACTCATCCAATTAATACGGTTCCCGTTGTCCTGATTACCCCACCagaattttttcatttgagaaTTGATATCCGAACAAAGGCCTTTTGGTAAGAGGAATATACTCATACAATAAGATGATATCGCCTGAATGACCGCCTTAAGCAAAATTTCCTTACCCGCTTGGGATAGGAATTTCAACTTCCAGTCCTGCAATCTCCTCCATACCCTGTCAATGATACCTTTGAAAGATGCTCTTCGGGATTTTCTAACCAAAGCTGGAAGACCCAAATAGGTATCGTACCTCTAAGTGGCTGGAATTCCTGCATTCGCCAAGATTGCTTGTTGTTCTTCTACAGGCGTATTTTTACTAAAGAATAGAGAGGTTTTATTGCTGTTTAGTCGTTGGCTCGACGCAGCTTCATATAATCGGAGAATATTCATTAGACTTTCCCACTATGCAATATTGGCTCGACAAAAAGGAGACTGTCGTCCGCAAAGAAAATGTGGCTTATCCGAGGGCCCCTTCAGGAAGTAGGAACCCTCGTCAAGACACCCATCCCATTGGCATTATCGAGCATGGAGCTCAGGGACTCTGCacataaaagaaacaaacataGAGAGATAGGATCTCCCTGTCGTAGTCCCCTCTTCGGAATAATTTGCCCACATGGAATCCCATTCACCAACATTGCATATTCGGCCGTTGTAACGCACATCATAATAAGTTGGATCCATCTCGGAGCAAAGCCCAAACGACACATAACAGCCTCCAAAAATCTCCATTCAACCCGGTTGTAGGCTTTGTTCATATCCAATTTTACCGCCATGTAACCCTTCTTTCCTTGCATTCGAGAATGCATTGTATGTAGCGTCTCATACGCCACCAAGACATTATTAGTAATTAATCTCCCTGGTATGAAGGCACTTTGAACAGGAGCTATAACATGGGGCACATATTGTCCTTTTTCTGAGGAATGTTACAGTTCTTTCTGGTGTTCTCTTCATcttatgtggatattattttatatatatatatatatatgatggacCAGTTAGAtaagttttcttctttcttttttttttcagaaaataatatccacgtaGGATGAAGAGAACACCAGGAGAAACCATAGCATGTCTCTTAGActctttcttaaaaaataaaagaaaacaaaaagtcaCCCCAATGGTCCCTCAGaaaaaaagcagaaaataatattcacatagGATCAGGAGGAACTGTAGCATTCCTCTTattgagaaatgattggtgtcaaacTGTCAATATTTTgcctatatttttctcatatcatcttaccaattaaccattagatttgtgaatttatgtGGACCCCATTTAAGTCAATagtggaccccacaaatctaatggttgatctattaaatttatagaaaaatatgaaatatatatatatatatatatatatatatgggcaaattattgacaccaatcatttttctttaagaatAAGTAATGAGGCAAAGGACTTTGATACATGGATGGATCGAGCCATGTGATGTGGCAGGTGAGTGAGTCTGACCTAGTCATCCTCGATCTATTGAAGCTTGAGTTTGTTAGCAGCGGAACCTCCATGTGGCAAAATTGCATGTGTGGTAGATGGAATAATGCTATGCTTACTTCCACCcttctttacacaattttttaaCACCCAATGGTGATatttaaaaccaccattaaaTATAAGATGAATATTTATTAGCTTTTAATctaatggtagttttaaaagccacttatcaatataaaaaaattatgtaaagaaatgagaaagaaatgaaaataagtgCAGCATTACTCGGTGGGAGATGAGATCAAATGACAGTAAAATCTGTCAGTCTCATTCGATCAATCAAAACCACAACAACCAGAGTAATATGACGTCGGTAGATGAGATTCAACATGGATTTAATGCATGCGCGACCGTGACGTTTCGACTTATTAGCCTTTAAAACATATCGAAGTCAACAACCCACTGGCTGTTTCAAATAGACCAAAACTTATAAAACACCATGCTCTTTTGGCTATTTAAGCATTCAATTACTATGACATTGGGTGTGGAAACGACCCAATCTGATTAGTCTGACATTTTTACATCCGCTGCCAAAAGTGCTCATAAACAGTGGAATATGTTATCCTTCTGGCTTGCCGGCAACCTCCCAACAAAGACAGAAACAAAGCTAGCAAagtcaaaataacaaaaactataGATGCTCGCCAAGTATTGCTTGTTCTGGGAAAGGGTATACCCAACACACATTTTTGTGACTCCTCTTGGTTTGATGGATGTCTACCTTTCTCTACAAAGCAGTTGTCATTACCAGTTTCCAAAGATTCCGATGACTCTGCGGGAAACGTCCCAGATCCTTGCTTTCGTAATTTGATTCTTCGATTCGCCGTGCCTTGTAAAGGAATCACCCGTGAAACAATCGCTTGCAGTGGTTCTTGAGCTTTACTCTCAGCCTCAGACATATTAGTCACCATTGGTAGGAATCCAGGAGAAGCAGATAGAGAAGATTCGTCTAGCTTAATGATGTCATCTTTCAGTATCTCAGCAAATAAATCATCTTCGATGGGAGTTTCCTACAATGTAAAAACAGGATGGTTTAGATGTCTTTTAGTTAAGGAAATGACTACCAACCAACCATGTAGTGTTCAACAACGTATTTGGCCAAAAGGAAACCTACAATTTGTTGACTGGAAGTTTCCGCCAGAGTAGAATCATTTGTTCGTTTCCGATCAGATTCTGATGTGGAATCAATCTGCTCAATGGAATAAGAATCATTACTGCTACCAACTGCCCTGTCCCCCTCGGACAATCCCGAGACTGCGTTATTACTGTTTGGCAAATGCCTTTGACTAGAAAAAGCTGGGGTTGAAGAATCACTTGGGCGGAACTCAGTGTTCTTCCGGAGGCGACAAACAACCAAAGAATCCTGCATCTACACAAGGGACGATTCAACAAATACTCTTACAAGCTTTCTCAAGAAAGAACATAACAAAGTTTAAATACAAACATCTTACAATTAGCTAATGCTAGTTAACTGAAAGTGCACATTTCCTTCTATACAAGCAAAAATTACACTGCAGCAaggaaactaaaaactaaactgAGCAAAAATTAAAGCCCAGCTGCTGATAATTTTCAGGGAggatataaattagaaaaatttataAAGTGAAATCTCATTCCCATTGGTTGGGAAATAAATCAGCAGATAGTATGATTTACACTATCTCCACAATGTCCAGACAGCATAAAATAGCAAATTAAAACTATGGATTGAAGGTTGTAAGcaggaagagaaaaatatatcaaataggGTTGAGAACAAACCCTAGTCACCCAAGGAAATAGATAATAACTCcgaaaatatttaaatattattcaaatttcGAAGTGTTGGACTAAGCCCACAAGGTGGGCTTAAATAGCTAAGGAAAACTGAATCttgccaaaaatgaaaaaaagaaaaacaattctAATTATTACATAAAATCAAACtgcaaattaaaataaagattcTACCAAAAATCTGACGAAatattgtaatcaaatccctaCTAAAGTGTAAACTGAAATATTTCCTAAAATAGCAAAAACTAACTTAAAACATAGATTCGAAGGGGAAAACAGTGGATTTGAGCCTAAATAGATTAGAAGGGGAAAACAGTGGATTTTGAGCCTAAAACGATGCGCACCGAGCATAACTGGGTGGCCACAGCATGCGCGCCGAAAAGAGCTTTCGGATTGGGGTCTTATGCGTGATTCTGATACTTATAGCAAAAGTAATGCTTGTTTAATGCACACTGCGGTGTTGCCCCAATTACACCTAATTATGCCGATTCTTGCCATTCTTATGTTGATTTTCTCTGTCAAGAAACTCCAGCACTATCAATTCAGTATTTGATAACTCAGCATCTGCGGATTCTCCTGCATCAGGTAACTACAAAATTTCCATTCTTTCACATGATTGATATCTAATGAAGGTTTAAGGTTGATGGGGCTGGAAATAAAATCAGACATTGTGC from Corylus avellana chromosome ca10, CavTom2PMs-1.0 includes:
- the LOC132163285 gene encoding borneol dehydrogenase, mitochondrial-like, whose translation is MGSFSLLSAAARRLEGKVALITGGASGIGEATTKLFSKHGAKVVIADIQDELGHSVCKDLPPQSTSFVHCDVTKETDVENAVNLAVSKFGKLDIMFNNAGIAGVAKTDILEITKPEFEQVIGVNLVGVFLGTKHAARAMIPARQGSIISTASVCSVIGGSASHGYTSSKHGVVGLMKNTAVELGRFGIRVNCVSPYAVATPLAKDFFKLDDDEVHSIYSNLKGRVLKAEDVAEAALYLGSDESKYVSGHNLLVDGGFSIVNPGFFMYA
- the LOC132163284 gene encoding NAC domain-containing protein 40-like isoform X1, yielding MEGSSREREVEGEVEVEGISKEAQISIAASMMFPGFRFSPTDEELISYYLKKKIEGSEKSVEVISEIEICRHEPWDLPAKAVIQSDTEWFFFSPRGRKYPNGSQSKRATELGYWKATGKERNVKSGPNVIGTKRTLVFHIGRAPRGERTEWIMHEYCMPESLQMQDSLVVCRLRKNTEFRPSDSSTPAFSSQRHLPNSNNAVSGLSEGDRAVGSSNDSYSIEQIDSTSESDRKRTNDSTLAETSSQQIETPIEDDLFAEILKDDIIKLDESSLSASPGFLPMVTNMSEAESKAQEPLQAIVSRVIPLQGTANRRIKLRKQGSGTFPAESSESLETGNDNCFVEKGRHPSNQEESQKCVLGIPFPRTSNTWRASIVFVILTLLALFLSLLGGCRQARRITYSTVYEHFWQRM
- the LOC132163284 gene encoding NAC domain-containing protein 40-like isoform X2; translated protein: MEGSSREREVEGEVEVEGISKEAQISIAASMMFPGFRFSPTDEELISYYLKKKIEGSEKSVEVISEIEICRHEPWDLPAKAVIQSDTEWFFFSPRGRKYPNGSQSKRATELGYWKATGKERNVKSGPNVIGTKRTLVFHIGRAPRGERTEWIMHEYCMPESLQDSLVVCRLRKNTEFRPSDSSTPAFSSQRHLPNSNNAVSGLSEGDRAVGSSNDSYSIEQIDSTSESDRKRTNDSTLAETSSQQIETPIEDDLFAEILKDDIIKLDESSLSASPGFLPMVTNMSEAESKAQEPLQAIVSRVIPLQGTANRRIKLRKQGSGTFPAESSESLETGNDNCFVEKGRHPSNQEESQKCVLGIPFPRTSNTWRASIVFVILTLLALFLSLLGGCRQARRITYSTVYEHFWQRM